CACGCTCGGCGCGCTGCTGGCCCGCACCCACCCGACGGCCGGGCACCTCCCGACGCTGACGACCGCCGCATACGTCCGCACCGGCGCCCTCCTCAACCTGCACGCCGCCCTCAACCCGTCCCCGCCCCTCACCCAGCGCGCCGTGGGCGGCGGGATCCGCGCCCTGATCCCGCTCCAGGCCGCGCTCGCCGCCCGGTCCGGGGCGAACGGCACCGCCCTCGCCCTCCTGGGGCTCGTCCCCGTGGCCCGCACGCTGGCACGGAAAGTGAGCGTCACATGAGCCGCCACCAGCGCCTCCGCCTCGGTTACGGCACCAACGGCCTCACCGATCTCCGTCTCGACGACGCCCTCGGCCTCCTCGCCGACCTCGGCTACGACGGCGTCGGACTGACCCTCGACCACATGCACCTCGACCCGCTCGCCCCCGATCTCGTCGCCCGTACCGCCCACGTCGCCCGTCGGCTCGCCGCGCTCGGCCTCACCGCGACCGTCGAGACCGGCGCCCGCTACGTCCTGGACCCGCGCCGCAAACACGGCCCGTCGCTGCTCGACGCGGACCCCGAAGGGCGTGCCGCCCGCACCCGGCTGCTGCTCACCGCGGTCAGGGTCGCGGCGGACCTCGGAGCCCACGCCGTGCACTGCTTCAGCGGCATCACGCCTCCCGGCACCGACGCCGACACCGCGTGGCAGCGCCTTCAGACGGCGCTCACACCCGTGCTCGACACCGCGTCAGCCGCCGGCGTACCGCTGGCCATCGAACCCGAACCGGGCCACCTTCTCGCCACCCTCGACGACTTCCACCGACTTCGCCGCATGCTCGACGACCCGGAGCCGCTCGGTCTGACCCTCGACATCGGCCACTGCCAGTGCCTGGAGGCGGAGCCGCCCGCCGACTGCGTCCGGGCGGCCGGGCCCTGGCTGCGGCATGTGCAG
This DNA window, taken from Streptomyces sp. NBC_00663, encodes the following:
- a CDS encoding sugar phosphate isomerase/epimerase family protein gives rise to the protein MSRHQRLRLGYGTNGLTDLRLDDALGLLADLGYDGVGLTLDHMHLDPLAPDLVARTAHVARRLAALGLTATVETGARYVLDPRRKHGPSLLDADPEGRAARTRLLLTAVRVAADLGAHAVHCFSGITPPGTDADTAWQRLQTALTPVLDTASAAGVPLAIEPEPGHLLATLDDFHRLRRMLDDPEPLGLTLDIGHCQCLEAEPPADCVRAAGPWLRHVQIEDMRRGVHEHLPFGDGEIDFPPVLDALAATGYQGLTVVELPRHSHAGPELARSSVEFLRTVEATTTKGVPAA